One window from the genome of Helicobacter pylori encodes:
- a CDS encoding prohibitin family protein has translation MPIDLNEHLKKKNPQRETPMPNTPNNGGRFIPPSNSFNSKKLSVLIVIVLLGVIAFLAKPFEVISSGEIGIKITAGKYEPTPLQPGIHFFVPIIQDILIVDTRIRNINFSRTEDMGVAGKNQGIFRNDAINVMDSRGLTVSIELTVQYRLNPQTTPQTIATYGLSWEQKIINPVVRDVVRSVVGRYPAEDLPIKRNEIAALINSGINKEVSKLPNTPVELSSIQLREIVLPAKIKEQIEKVQIARQESERVKYEVERSKQEAQKQAALAKGEADANRIKAQGVADAIVIEAKAKSQANLSISQSLSDKLLRLRQIEVQGQFNEALKTNNNAQIMLTPGGAVPNIWIDTKSKVKSSIAETKEP, from the coding sequence ATGCCCATTGATTTGAACGAACATTTAAAAAAGAAAAATCCTCAAAGAGAAACCCCCATGCCTAATACGCCTAATAATGGGGGGCGTTTCATCCCGCCGTCTAACTCTTTTAATTCTAAAAAACTATCGGTTTTAATCGTCATTGTCCTTTTAGGCGTTATCGCTTTTTTGGCTAAGCCTTTTGAAGTGATTAGCTCAGGAGAAATTGGCATTAAGATCACCGCCGGGAAATACGAACCCACCCCCTTACAGCCAGGAATCCACTTTTTTGTGCCTATCATTCAAGACATTCTCATTGTGGATACAAGGATCAGGAATATCAATTTTTCACGCACCGAAGACATGGGCGTGGCGGGTAAAAACCAAGGGATTTTTAGAAACGACGCTATTAATGTGATGGATAGCAGGGGTTTGACCGTTTCTATTGAGCTCACCGTGCAATACCGCCTAAACCCCCAAACCACCCCCCAAACGATCGCTACTTATGGCTTATCTTGGGAGCAAAAAATCATCAACCCTGTGGTGCGCGATGTGGTGCGCTCTGTGGTGGGGCGCTATCCGGCTGAAGATTTACCCATTAAGCGCAATGAAATCGCTGCTCTTATCAATAGCGGTATCAATAAAGAAGTTTCTAAGCTCCCTAACACCCCTGTGGAATTAAGCTCTATCCAATTGAGAGAAATCGTCTTGCCCGCTAAGATCAAAGAGCAAATTGAAAAAGTCCAAATCGCGCGCCAAGAATCAGAAAGGGTGAAATACGAGGTGGAGCGCTCCAAGCAAGAAGCTCAAAAACAAGCCGCTTTGGCTAAAGGGGAAGCGGACGCTAACAGGATTAAGGCTCAGGGCGTGGCTGATGCGATCGTGATTGAGGCTAAGGCAAAATCTCAAGCTAATTTAAGCATTTCGCAAAGCTTGAGCGACAAACTTTTAAGACTGCGCCAAATTGAAGTTCAAGGCCAGTTTAATGAAGCGTTAAAAACGAACAATAACGCTCAAATCATGCTCACTCCAGGCGGGGCTGTGCCTAATATTTGGATTGACACTAAAAGCAAGGTTAAATCTAGTATCGCTGAGACCAAAGAGCCTTAA
- a CDS encoding flagellar basal body P-ring protein FlgI: MKRVFLWLIFVLAFHKLLAEKIGDIASVVGVRDNQLIGYGLVIGLNGTGDKSGSKFTMQSISNMLESVNVKISADDIKSKNVAAVMITASLPPFARQGDKIDIHISSIGDAKSIQGGTLVMTPLNAVDGNIYALAQGAIVSGNSNNLLSANIINGATIEREVSYDLFHKNAMTLSLKNPNFKNAIQVQNTLNKVFGNKVAIALDPKTIQITRPERLSMVEFLALVQEIPINYSAKNKIIVDEKSGTIVSGVDIIVHPIVVTSQDITLKITKEPLSDSKNTQDLDNNMSLDTAHNTLSSNGKNITIAGVVKALQKIGVSAKGMVSILQALKKSGAISAEMEIL, encoded by the coding sequence TTGAAACGGGTGTTTTTGTGGCTTATTTTTGTATTAGCCTTTCACAAGCTTTTGGCCGAAAAAATAGGCGATATAGCGAGCGTGGTGGGCGTAAGGGATAACCAGCTGATTGGCTATGGGCTTGTGATTGGCTTAAATGGCACAGGGGATAAATCCGGCTCAAAATTCACCATGCAATCCATTTCTAACATGCTAGAGAGCGTGAATGTTAAGATCTCTGCAGATGATATTAAATCTAAAAATGTCGCTGCCGTGATGATTACAGCCTCCTTGCCCCCCTTTGCAAGACAGGGCGATAAAATTGATATTCACATTTCTTCTATTGGCGATGCGAAATCCATTCAAGGAGGGACTTTGGTGATGACTCCTTTAAATGCGGTAGATGGGAATATTTACGCCCTCGCTCAAGGGGCTATCGTTTCGGGCAATTCTAATAACTTGCTCTCAGCCAATATCATCAACGGAGCGACTATTGAAAGGGAAGTTTCGTATGATTTGTTCCACAAAAACGCCATGACTTTAAGCCTGAAAAACCCCAATTTTAAAAACGCTATCCAAGTGCAAAACACCCTAAATAAAGTATTTGGCAATAAAGTAGCCATAGCACTAGATCCAAAAACCATTCAAATCACTCGCCCAGAGCGTCTTTCTATGGTGGAGTTTTTAGCCTTAGTGCAAGAAATCCCTATTAATTACAGCGCGAAAAATAAGATCATTGTAGATGAAAAATCAGGCACGATCGTTTCAGGAGTGGATATAATAGTGCATCCTATAGTGGTTACAAGCCAAGACATCACGCTTAAAATCACTAAAGAGCCTTTAAGTGATTCTAAAAACACGCAGGATTTAGACAATAACATGTCTTTAGACACCGCTCATAACACGCTGAGCTCTAACGGGAAAAACATCACCATTGCCGGGGTGGTAAAAGCCTTACAAAAAATTGGCGTGAGCGCTAAGGGGATGGTTTCAATCCTGCAAGCCCTAAAAAAAAGCGGCGCGATTAGCGCTGAAATGGAGATACTATGA
- a CDS encoding DUF2393 domain-containing protein, whose product MASLAFIQAFLESFKGFLSQATLISVLIASVLILFCAVLLLLALLLRNRIASYMATAAFLGAFLSMPFVLNILLTQAIYPIETRILHANPLSYSNAFSLQVGVKNNSKFTLNKCVLRLEVLKNPHNFVEEHAFKWFVKKSYEKTFKEKILPEESKVFSFFIDNYPHSKTAPYQVSLFCL is encoded by the coding sequence ATGGCATCTCTTGCCTTTATCCAAGCTTTTTTGGAGTCTTTTAAGGGATTTTTAAGCCAAGCGACTTTAATTAGCGTTTTGATAGCGAGCGTTTTAATCCTTTTTTGCGCAGTTTTGCTCCTTTTGGCTTTGCTTTTAAGAAACCGCATAGCTAGCTATATGGCAACAGCAGCTTTTTTGGGCGCGTTTTTAAGCATGCCTTTTGTTTTGAATATTTTACTCACTCAAGCGATTTACCCCATAGAAACACGCATTTTACACGCTAACCCTTTAAGTTATAGCAACGCCTTTTCTTTGCAAGTGGGAGTCAAAAACAATTCCAAATTTACTTTAAACAAATGCGTTTTACGCCTAGAAGTGCTTAAAAACCCTCACAATTTTGTAGAAGAACATGCGTTTAAATGGTTTGTCAAAAAAAGCTATGAAAAAACCTTTAAAGAAAAGATTTTGCCTGAAGAATCCAAGGTCTTTTCATTCTTTATTGACAACTACCCTCATTCAAAAACAGCCCCCTATCAAGTTTCTTTGTTTTGTTTATAA
- a CDS encoding DEAD/DEAH box helicase: MELNQPPLPTEIDDDAYHKPSFNDLGLKESVLKSVYEAGFTSPSSIQEKAIPAVLQGRDVIAQAQTGTGKTAAFALPIINNLKNNHTIEALVITPTRELAMQISDEIFKLGKHTRTKTVCVYGGQSVKKQCEFIKKNPQVMIATPGRLLDHLKNERIHKFVPKVVVLDESDEMLDMGFLDDIEEIFDYLPSEAQILLFSATMPEPIKRLADRILENPIKIHIAPSNITNTDITQRFYVINEHERAEAIMRLLDTQAPKKSIVFTRTKKEADELHQFLASKNYKSTALHGDMDQRDRRASIMAFKKNDADVLVATDVASRGLDISGVSHVFNYHLPLNTESYIHRIGRTGRAGKKGMAITLVTPLEYKELLRMQKEIDSEIELFEIPTINENQIIKTLHDAKVSEGIISLYEQLTEIFEPSQLVLKLLSLQFETSKIGLNQQEIDAIQNPKEKTPKPSNKKTHPHERARSFKKGHYREKGSKTNHHSKKPKRR, encoded by the coding sequence ATGGAATTGAATCAACCACCACTCCCTACAGAAATTGATGATGACGCTTATCATAAGCCGAGTTTTAATGATTTGGGCTTAAAAGAATCGGTTTTAAAATCCGTTTATGAAGCCGGCTTCACTTCCCCAAGCTCCATTCAAGAAAAGGCCATTCCAGCTGTTTTACAAGGCCGAGATGTCATCGCGCAAGCCCAAACAGGCACAGGAAAAACCGCCGCTTTCGCTCTGCCCATTATCAACAACCTTAAAAACAACCACACCATAGAGGCCTTAGTGATCACGCCCACTAGAGAATTAGCCATGCAAATTAGCGATGAGATTTTTAAATTGGGCAAACACACCAGGACTAAAACCGTGTGCGTGTATGGAGGCCAGAGCGTTAAAAAACAATGCGAATTCATTAAGAAAAACCCCCAAGTGATGATCGCTACACCAGGAAGACTGCTCGATCACTTAAAAAACGAACGCATCCATAAATTTGTGCCTAAAGTGGTCGTTTTAGATGAAAGCGATGAAATGCTGGATATGGGGTTTTTAGACGATATTGAAGAGATTTTTGACTACCTCCCTAGCGAAGCACAGATTTTGCTTTTTTCAGCCACGATGCCAGAGCCGATTAAAAGACTAGCGGATAGGATTTTAGAAAACCCTATTAAAATCCATATCGCTCCTTCTAATATCACTAACACTGACATCACCCAACGCTTTTATGTGATCAATGAGCATGAGAGGGCCGAAGCGATCATGCGCCTTTTAGACACTCAAGCGCCCAAAAAGAGCATCGTTTTCACGCGCACCAAAAAAGAGGCCGATGAATTGCACCAATTCCTTGCTTCTAAAAATTACAAAAGCACCGCCTTGCATGGGGATATGGATCAAAGGGATCGGCGCGCTTCTATCATGGCGTTTAAAAAAAATGACGCTGATGTGTTGGTGGCTACAGATGTGGCGAGCCGTGGGTTAGATATTAGCGGTGTAAGCCATGTGTTCAATTACCACTTGCCCCTAAATACCGAGAGCTATATCCATCGCATCGGGAGAACCGGGCGAGCGGGCAAAAAAGGCATGGCGATCACTTTAGTAACCCCCTTAGAATACAAAGAGCTTTTACGCATGCAAAAAGAAATTGATTCAGAGATTGAACTTTTTGAAATCCCCACCATTAACGAAAATCAGATCATCAAAACCTTACATGACGCTAAAGTGTCTGAAGGGATCATCAGCCTTTATGAACAGCTTACCGAAATTTTTGAGCCGTCTCAATTGGTTTTAAAACTTTTGAGTTTGCAGTTTGAAACCAGTAAAATTGGCTTGAACCAACAAGAAATTGATGCGATTCAAAACCCTAAAGAAAAAACGCCAAAACCCTCTAACAAAAAAACGCACCCGCATGAGCGAGCACGTTCTTTCAAAAAGGGCCATTACAGAGAAAAAGGCTCTAAAACGAACCACCATTCTAAAAAACCCAAACGCCGTTAA
- a CDS encoding flagellar export protein FliJ: MKKFASVLVQLKTLALEKIEQKLESKRLEWQQNEREILDKQAQLSAFKNPELGGMSLFLQTQQLKSALRMEIEYYQQESENLIKDLKILEKEYLLANQELEKAKIILENEKRKEKEILEKKEQALLDENAMILHWQKEGLHA, translated from the coding sequence ATGAAAAAATTCGCTTCTGTATTGGTGCAATTAAAAACCCTTGCGTTAGAAAAAATAGAGCAAAAGCTTGAAAGCAAGCGTTTGGAATGGCAGCAAAATGAGCGAGAAATTTTGGACAAACAAGCTCAACTGAGTGCGTTTAAAAACCCTGAATTGGGGGGAATGAGCCTTTTTTTACAAACCCAGCAATTAAAAAGCGCTTTAAGAATGGAGATAGAATATTACCAACAAGAAAGCGAGAATTTAATTAAGGATTTAAAAATTTTAGAAAAAGAGTATCTTTTGGCTAACCAGGAATTAGAAAAAGCTAAAATCATTTTAGAAAATGAAAAGCGAAAAGAAAAGGAAATTTTGGAAAAAAAAGAGCAGGCTCTTTTAGACGAAAACGCCATGATTTTACACTGGCAAAAAGAGGGCTTGCATGCGTAA
- a CDS encoding dipeptide ABC transporter ATP-binding protein — translation MLEIKNLNCVLNAHFSLQNIHISLNPSERVAIVGESGSGKSSIANIIMRLNPRFKPHNGEVLFETTNLLKESEEFMQHLRGNIIAYIAQDPLSSLNPLHKIGKQMSEAYFLHHKNASKTLLKEKVLNAMKQVQLDEKFLDRYPYELSGGQRQRVCIAMGIINAPKLLICDEPTTALDAQIQNQILDLLKQLSAEKNIALLFISHDLKAVKRLADRVYVLKKGEIVETNLTKDLFNDPKHEYSKLLIQASNLPAKNLKALDETLLEVEDFSVYYLQKRFFRPSLKKPLIASVSFSLKAKENIGIIGESGSGKSSLALGLLKLALNSGEEKILGQSVGSLNSKAFKPYRKILQMVFQDPYASLNPRLSIQSILIEALRFAYPKASKEEWHHLAKLCLEEVCLNPELLNFYAYELSGGERQRVAIARAIALKPKIILLDEPTSALDKSIQKSVLELLLDLQEKQDLSYLFISHDLDVIKAFCDKVLVISEGKVVEMGAIEEVFDNPKHAYTKRLLESRL, via the coding sequence ATGCTAGAAATCAAAAACTTGAACTGCGTTTTAAACGCGCATTTTTCGCTCCAAAACATCCATATTTCGTTAAATCCTAGCGAAAGGGTGGCGATCGTGGGCGAGAGCGGGAGCGGGAAAAGCTCTATCGCTAATATCATCATGCGTTTAAACCCCAGATTCAAACCCCATAATGGCGAAGTGCTGTTTGAAACAACCAACCTTTTAAAAGAAAGCGAAGAATTTATGCAACATTTAAGGGGAAATATTATCGCTTACATCGCTCAAGACCCCCTATCCAGCCTGAACCCCTTGCATAAAATCGGCAAGCAAATGAGTGAAGCCTATTTTTTACACCATAAAAACGCTTCTAAAACGCTCCTTAAAGAAAAAGTTTTAAACGCCATGAAACAAGTCCAATTAGATGAAAAATTTTTGGATCGTTACCCTTATGAGTTGAGCGGAGGGCAGCGCCAAAGGGTGTGTATCGCTATGGGCATTATTAATGCGCCCAAATTGCTCATTTGCGATGAGCCTACCACCGCATTAGATGCGCAAATCCAAAACCAGATTTTAGACTTGCTCAAGCAATTGAGCGCGGAAAAAAACATCGCCCTTTTATTCATTAGCCATGATTTAAAAGCGGTCAAACGCTTGGCTGATAGGGTTTATGTGTTAAAAAAAGGCGAGATAGTAGAAACCAATTTGACTAAAGATCTTTTTAATGACCCTAAGCACGAATATTCAAAACTCTTGATTCAAGCTTCAAACTTGCCCGCTAAAAATTTAAAAGCGCTAGACGAGACGCTTTTAGAGGTGGAAGATTTTAGCGTTTATTACTTGCAAAAACGCTTTTTTAGGCCTTCTTTAAAAAAACCCCTTATCGCATCAGTCAGTTTTTCCCTCAAAGCCAAAGAAAACATCGGCATCATTGGCGAAAGCGGGAGCGGGAAAAGCTCTCTAGCGTTAGGGCTTTTAAAACTCGCTCTAAACAGCGGGGAAGAAAAGATTTTAGGCCAAAGCGTGGGATCTTTAAATTCTAAGGCGTTCAAACCCTACCGCAAGATCTTGCAAATGGTGTTTCAAGATCCTTACGCATCGTTAAACCCTCGCTTAAGCATTCAAAGCATTTTAATAGAAGCTTTACGCTTTGCTTACCCTAAAGCTTCCAAAGAAGAATGGCACCATTTAGCAAAACTTTGTTTAGAAGAAGTGTGTTTAAACCCTGAATTGCTTAACTTTTACGCTTATGAACTCAGTGGAGGGGAGCGCCAAAGAGTAGCGATCGCTAGAGCGATTGCCTTAAAACCTAAAATCATTCTTTTAGATGAGCCCACTTCTGCTTTAGATAAAAGCATTCAAAAAAGCGTGTTGGAATTGTTGTTGGATTTACAAGAAAAGCAGGATTTGAGCTATTTGTTTATCAGCCATGATTTAGATGTGATCAAAGCGTTTTGCGATAAGGTGTTAGTGATAAGTGAGGGGAAAGTCGTAGAAATGGGCGCTATTGAAGAGGTGTTTGACAACCCTAAGCACGCTTATACGAAGCGTTTGTTGGAGTCCAGGCTTTAA
- the hopG gene encoding Hop family outer membrane protein HopG codes for MKNTNTKEIKNTRMKKGYSQYHALKKGLLKTALLFSLPLSMALAEDNGFYMGVGYQIGGAQQNINNKGSTLRNNVIDDFRQVGVGMAGSNGLLALATNTTMNALLGIGNQIVNTNTTVGNNNAELTQFKKILPQIEQRFETNKNAYSVQALQVYLSNVLYNLVNNSNNGGHNGVVPEYVGIIKVLYGSQNEFSLLATESVALLNALTRVNLNSNSVFLKGLLAQMQLFNDTSSAKLGQIAASLNNDGAGSMLQKDVKTISDRIATYQENLKQLGGMLNNYDEPYLPQFGPGKSSQHGVINGFGIQMGYKQFFGSKRNIGLRYYAFFDYGFTQLGSLSSAVKANIFTYGAGTDFLWNIFRRVFSDQSLNVGVFGGIQIAGNTWDSSLRGQIENSFKEYPTPTNFQFLFNLGLRAHFASTMHRRFLSASQSIQHGMEFGVKIPAINQRYLRANGADVDYRRLYAFYINYTIGF; via the coding sequence ATGAAAAATACCAATACAAAAGAGATAAAGAATACAAGAATGAAAAAAGGTTATAGTCAATACCATGCACTCAAAAAAGGGCTTTTAAAAACCGCTCTGCTTTTTAGCCTTCCTTTAAGCATGGCGTTAGCTGAAGATAATGGCTTTTATATGGGAGTGGGCTATCAAATCGGCGGCGCGCAACAAAACATCAATAATAAAGGCAGCACCCTAAGGAATAATGTCATTGATGATTTCCGCCAAGTGGGCGTGGGTATGGCAGGGAGTAATGGGCTTTTAGCTTTAGCGACAAACACGACCATGAACGCTCTTTTAGGGATAGGCAATCAAATTGTCAATACTAATACAACTGTTGGCAACAACAACGCAGAATTAACCCAGTTTAAAAAAATACTCCCCCAAATTGAGCAACGCTTTGAGACAAATAAAAACGCTTATAGCGTTCAAGCTTTGCAAGTGTATTTGAGTAATGTGCTTTATAACTTGGTTAATAATAGTAATAATGGCGGTCATAATGGAGTAGTTCCTGAATATGTAGGGATTATAAAAGTTCTCTATGGTTCTCAAAATGAATTCAGTCTCTTAGCCACGGAGAGTGTGGCACTTTTAAACGCGCTTACAAGGGTGAATCTGAATAGCAATTCGGTGTTTTTAAAAGGGCTTTTAGCCCAAATGCAGCTTTTTAATGACACTTCTTCAGCAAAGCTAGGCCAGATCGCAGCAAGCTTGAATAATGATGGTGCAGGATCAATGCTCCAAAAGGATGTGAAAACCATCTCGGATCGAATCGCTACTTACCAAGAGAATCTAAAACAGCTAGGAGGAATGCTGAATAATTACGATGAGCCCTACTTGCCCCAATTTGGGCCAGGCAAAAGCTCTCAGCATGGGGTTATTAATGGCTTTGGCATTCAAATGGGCTATAAGCAATTTTTTGGGAGCAAGAGGAATATAGGCTTACGATATTACGCTTTCTTTGATTATGGCTTTACGCAATTGGGCAGTCTTAGCAGCGCTGTTAAAGCGAATATCTTTACTTATGGCGCTGGCACAGACTTTTTATGGAATATTTTTAGAAGGGTTTTTAGCGATCAGTCCTTGAATGTGGGGGTGTTTGGGGGCATTCAAATAGCGGGTAACACTTGGGATAGCTCTTTAAGAGGCCAAATTGAAAACTCGTTTAAAGAATACCCCACTCCCACGAATTTCCAATTTTTATTTAATTTGGGTTTAAGGGCTCATTTTGCCAGCACCATGCACCGCCGGTTTTTGAGCGCGTCTCAAAGCATCCAGCATGGGATGGAATTTGGCGTGAAAATCCCAGCTATCAATCAAAGGTATTTGAGAGCGAATGGAGCCGATGTGGATTACAGGCGTTTGTATGCGTTCTATATCAATTACACGATAGGTTTTTAA
- the hopF gene encoding Hop family outer membrane protein HopF: MKNHSFKKTIALFLLASMSLCRAEEDGAFFVIDYQTSLARQELKNPGFTQAQELKQLIRDGAVRLQTSAIPLSYYLDILGNKTKILLSESLKNSSQTQPSQPNGQPNQALVNLEKSLEILGKLLDLSQQYASEGVIKPLVVDVGKEQIGITDSMLLVAQNIVLALGQMDLSKIQQNNNQQLYENIMKVMLLGAGGTNGAYNGVSVGDIATGMQNFSSQTGLIGANSTVSELNALIKSGISLDRETLGLGSFIEKNICSSASPCFTGSQLVYRKGLDRVINIINASLGQFESSASSLYKISYIPNLFSLKDYQSASMNGFGAKMGYKQFFTHKKNIGLRYYGFLDYGYANFGDTNLKVGANLVTYGVGTDFLYNVYERSRRRERTTIGLFFGAQIAGQTWSTNVTNLLSGQRPDVKSSSFQFLFDLGVRTNFAKTNFNKHRLDQGIEFGVKIPVIAHKYFATQGSSASYMRNFSFYVGYSVGF, encoded by the coding sequence TTGAAAAACCACTCCTTTAAAAAAACGATCGCTCTTTTTTTACTAGCGAGCATGTCTTTGTGCAGGGCTGAAGAAGATGGGGCGTTTTTTGTCATAGATTACCAAACGAGTTTGGCCAGACAGGAATTGAAAAATCCAGGCTTCACCCAAGCGCAAGAATTAAAGCAACTCATTAGAGATGGGGCTGTGAGGTTGCAAACTTCTGCCATTCCTTTATCCTACTACTTGGATATTTTAGGGAATAAAACAAAAATTCTTTTGAGTGAAAGCCTGAAAAACAGCTCACAAACGCAACCATCGCAACCAAACGGACAACCAAACCAGGCCTTAGTCAATTTAGAGAAATCTCTAGAGATTTTAGGAAAACTACTAGATCTATCCCAACAATACGCTTCAGAAGGTGTCATTAAGCCTTTGGTGGTGGATGTAGGGAAAGAACAAATCGGTATCACTGATAGCATGCTCTTAGTGGCTCAAAACATCGTTTTAGCTTTAGGGCAGATGGATTTGAGCAAAATCCAACAAAACAATAACCAACAGCTATACGAAAACATCATGAAAGTCATGCTTTTAGGCGCGGGCGGGACTAATGGAGCGTATAACGGCGTGAGCGTGGGCGATATTGCCACAGGCATGCAAAATTTTTCTTCGCAAACGGGCTTGATAGGGGCTAATTCTACGGTTAGCGAGCTCAACGCTTTGATTAAGAGCGGGATTTCTTTGGATCGTGAGACTTTGGGGTTAGGGAGTTTTATTGAAAAAAATATTTGTAGCAGTGCATCGCCTTGTTTTACTGGGAGTCAGCTTGTTTACAGGAAAGGGCTAGATAGAGTCATAAACATCATTAACGCGAGCTTAGGCCAGTTTGAATCTTCGGCTAGTTCTCTTTATAAGATTTCTTATATCCCTAACCTCTTTTCGCTCAAAGATTACCAGTCAGCGAGCATGAACGGCTTTGGGGCTAAGATGGGTTATAAACAATTTTTCACCCATAAGAAAAATATCGGCTTAAGGTATTACGGGTTTTTGGATTATGGCTATGCGAATTTTGGCGATACGAATTTAAAAGTGGGAGCGAATCTTGTTACTTATGGGGTAGGAACGGATTTTTTATACAATGTGTATGAACGCTCCAGAAGGAGGGAAAGGACTACAATCGGTCTTTTCTTTGGCGCTCAAATTGCAGGGCAAACTTGGAGCACTAATGTAACGAATTTATTGAGTGGGCAAAGGCCTGATGTCAAGTCCAGTTCGTTCCAATTCTTGTTTGATTTGGGCGTGCGCACCAACTTTGCAAAAACCAATTTCAATAAGCACAGGCTAGACCAAGGGATAGAATTTGGGGTGAAAATCCCTGTTATCGCTCATAAATATTTTGCAACCCAGGGCTCAAGCGCGAGCTATATGAGGAATTTTAGCTTCTATGTGGGCTATTCAGTCGGTTTTTAA
- the purA gene encoding adenylosuccinate synthase: protein MADVVVGIQWGDEGKGKIVDRIAKDYDFVVRYQGGHNAGHTIVHKGVKHSLHLMPSGVLYPKCKNIISSAVVVSIKDLCEEISAFEDLENRLFISDRAHVILHYHAKKDAFKEKSQNIGTTKKGIGPCYEDKMARSGIRMGDLLDDKILEERLNAHFKAIEPFKEAYDLGENYEKDLREYFKTYAPKICPFIKDTTSMLIEANQKGEKILLEGAQGTLLDIDLGTYPFVTSSNTTSASACVSTGLNPKAINEVIGITKAYSTRVGNGPFPSEDTTPMGDHLRTKGAEFGTTTKRPRRCGWLDVVALKYACALNGCTQLALMKLDVLDGIETIKVCVAYERKGERLEAFPSDLRDCAPIYQTFKGWEKSVGVRKLDDLEPNAREYIRFIEKEVGVKIRLISTSPEREDTIFL from the coding sequence ATGGCAGATGTCGTTGTGGGGATCCAGTGGGGAGATGAGGGGAAAGGAAAAATTGTTGATAGGATCGCTAAAGATTATGATTTTGTGGTGCGCTATCAAGGCGGGCATAATGCCGGGCATACCATTGTGCATAAGGGGGTTAAGCATTCTTTGCATTTAATGCCTTCAGGGGTTTTATACCCCAAATGCAAGAACATCATTTCTAGCGCGGTGGTCGTGAGCATTAAGGATTTGTGCGAAGAAATCAGCGCGTTTGAGGATTTAGAAAATCGTTTGTTCATCAGCGACAGAGCCCATGTGATCTTGCATTATCATGCCAAAAAAGACGCTTTTAAAGAAAAATCTCAAAACATCGGCACGACTAAAAAAGGCATAGGCCCTTGCTATGAGGATAAAATGGCAAGGAGTGGGATAAGAATGGGGGATTTATTAGACGATAAAATCTTAGAAGAAAGGCTAAACGCTCATTTCAAAGCCATTGAGCCTTTTAAGGAAGCGTATGATTTGGGCGAGAATTACGAAAAAGATTTGAGAGAGTATTTTAAAACTTACGCTCCAAAAATTTGCCCCTTTATCAAAGACACGACAAGCATGCTGATAGAAGCGAACCAAAAGGGTGAAAAAATCCTACTAGAAGGGGCGCAAGGCACGCTTTTAGACATTGATTTAGGGACTTACCCTTTTGTAACAAGCTCTAACACCACGAGCGCTAGTGCTTGCGTGAGCACCGGCTTAAACCCTAAAGCGATCAATGAAGTGATAGGCATCACGAAAGCCTATTCCACTCGTGTGGGTAATGGGCCTTTCCCTAGCGAAGACACTACACCCATGGGCGATCATTTAAGGACTAAGGGCGCAGAGTTTGGCACGACAACCAAACGCCCACGGCGTTGCGGGTGGCTGGATGTGGTGGCTTTAAAATACGCTTGCGCTTTGAATGGTTGCACGCAATTAGCTTTAATGAAATTAGATGTTTTAGATGGGATTGAAACGATTAAGGTGTGCGTGGCTTATGAAAGAAAGGGCGAAAGATTAGAGGCTTTCCCTAGCGATTTGAGAGATTGTGCGCCGATCTATCAAACTTTTAAAGGCTGGGAAAAAAGCGTGGGCGTGAGAAAATTAGACGATTTAGAGCCAAACGCTAGAGAGTATATCCGTTTTATTGAAAAAGAAGTGGGGGTAAAAATCCGCCTTATTTCTACAAGCCCTGAAAGAGAAGACACGATTTTTCTATGA